The following are encoded together in the Bradyrhizobium algeriense genome:
- a CDS encoding SIS domain-containing protein, with protein MASEIGESADVVAKIVRNRPATRDIAQRIGIGSAPLCVVCGRGSSGHAGVFLRYLVETRLRLPVSASAPSVITAFRTSLMLRHALFIVISQSGRSPDLIAATRSARAAGARTIAIVNATSSPVADEAEFVVPIEAGREHSVAATKTVIGSMAAGAGLVAELAEDRALRSALDRLPDRLHRALALDWSEIADDLAKASAVFVAARGLGLGSAREIALKLSEILRLPSIGLSAAELQHGPRAALSSRTPVVMMRLMDETAATVDALAEELREQKITLHLCGGPHGSLPWLAEDDPATDPITMLVPAYRMIEQTARTFGFDPDRPPRLSKITETF; from the coding sequence ATGGCGAGCGAAATCGGGGAAAGCGCGGATGTGGTCGCCAAAATTGTTCGTAACCGCCCCGCCACGCGCGATATTGCACAGCGAATTGGGATTGGCTCCGCTCCCCTGTGCGTCGTGTGCGGCCGGGGAAGCTCCGGGCATGCCGGGGTTTTCTTAAGATACCTTGTCGAGACGCGGCTTCGCCTTCCCGTTTCAGCCAGCGCTCCTTCGGTGATCACAGCATTTCGCACGTCGTTGATGCTGCGCCATGCGCTGTTCATCGTGATCTCGCAATCCGGGCGCAGCCCGGATCTTATCGCGGCGACCAGATCGGCGCGCGCCGCGGGCGCCCGCACCATCGCCATCGTCAATGCGACGTCGTCGCCGGTGGCTGACGAAGCGGAGTTCGTCGTTCCGATCGAAGCCGGCAGAGAGCACTCCGTAGCCGCGACCAAGACGGTGATCGGCTCGATGGCCGCTGGCGCCGGACTTGTTGCCGAACTGGCGGAGGATCGTGCGCTGCGGTCAGCCCTCGACAGGCTGCCCGACCGCCTGCACCGCGCGCTGGCGCTCGACTGGTCCGAGATTGCCGATGATCTCGCCAAGGCGTCAGCTGTGTTTGTGGCGGCGCGGGGCCTGGGCCTGGGCTCGGCGCGGGAGATCGCGCTCAAACTTTCGGAAATCCTGCGCCTGCCTTCCATCGGTCTAAGCGCCGCCGAGCTGCAGCACGGGCCGCGCGCCGCGCTATCATCGCGCACGCCGGTTGTCATGATGCGCCTCATGGATGAAACGGCAGCGACGGTGGACGCACTGGCAGAAGAATTGCGCGAGCAAAAGATCACGCTGCATCTATGCGGCGGACCACATGGCTCGCTGCCCTGGTTGGCCGAGGATGATCCCGCCACCGACCCGATCACCATGCTCGTTCCGGCCTATCGGATGATCGAACAGACGGCGCGCACCTTCGGATTTGACCCGGACCGTCCCCCTCGCCTGAGCAAGATTACCGAGACGTTTTGA